A region of the Pseudoprevotella muciniphila genome:
ACTGTGCGACTTGGTGTACATGTCCTGACCGCTGACGTTTTCTTTCACTCTTTCTAATAGATATTGTATGTCCTTCTTGTTCTTTCTGTCCATCGGTTTACCTTCTGTCAGAGCAAGAGCATAAAGATAGTTCAGACCGAGATAACTGCAGCCCTTGTATTTGTACTTCTTCATCTCTTCCACATATTTGTGCATTTCTGTCGTGAGGTAGTTCATACCATCGTTGAACATACGTTTGGTTTTTGTGTCGCCCGTAAGTTTCTGCAGGCGAGCAAGGATTACGCAGATGCGCGATGTGATGTATGGACTGCCGGGACTGAGAGGACACCAACTCCATGAACCATCAGCATTTTGAAGTTTCTGGAGGTTGGCGAGGGTATTATTGACCTTTGCGGCATTCTCGTTGTCGTCGAAGAGGCTGGCGAGCGCATTGACTCGTTCTGTCTCGCGCTGAGATTCGCGTACCCATGGCGACTCGTTCAGCAATGTAATCTTAAGGTCCTCGTTGCGGTTGAGCACGCTCGCCCAACTCTTGTCGTTTTCTGTGGGTTTGAAGGCTTTCTTGATGGCCGGATTGCTGTCGGCAATGTGTTTTGCCAAGAGTACAGCGTAAAGGCGCGTAGCCCAACTGTCGGATGTGAGGCATTCTCTGTCCGCCAGAACGGGGAGCGTGTTGACCACGTACCAGGTCGGGTTGCTTGAAATCTCTACGGTGAGTACTTTGTTGGCAATATCTTTCGAATCGCTCCAAAGTGTGTCAATCTTGAGGGTCTCAGTACCCGAATTCTTCATGCTGAAAGGCAGAGTGCTGATTACCTGTTCGCGACTGGTAAGAATGGGCAGATAGTGCTCTTCTCCATCGCTGAAGTTGCCGCCTTTTCCGGTGATGCGGCAAATAACCACACCGCTGCCGCCAAGTTTGCTGACATCGATGTCGAACATGGCTGCGTCAGACTTGCCGGCAGCCAGGTCGAATTTCTTACGTAGTGTTTGCAAAGGTTTCTGTGTCTCGGCATCAAGGATCTGGCAAACCACTTCTCCGCGGATTTCTTTCTCGTCAATGTTGGTCAGCATCACAGGAATCTGTGCCTTGTCGCCTTCGCGTACGAAGCGCGGCATATTTGGCTGAACCATAAAGAGTTTGCGAGCCACCACTTTGTCGCTGAGGAAACCATAGTTCATGTCCTGAGTATGGGCAAGAGCAAGGAAGTTCCACTGCGTGAGGCTCTCCGGCAGGGTGAAGTTGATGGTAACCTCGCCGTCATCGTCAGTGCGCAGAGAAGGATAGAAGAATGCTGTCTCATTGAAATTGGTGCGAGGACTTACGTTAGTCGCATCGTCATCACCGCTGCCTTCTGTCTTTGTTTCATTAACATTTTCTTGTTCATCAACCAACATCCTGCCAACTTGTTTCTCTCTTACTGCAGATCTCAAAGGTGCTGCTGCCAACGCATCTTCATAATACGCCACTCCATACAATTTCCCGCCAGTCCAATGTGTGAAAATAAGGTTCTTGTCGCTGCGATGATCGTAACTGTAATTTCCTCTGAGATAGGTGGTGGAGAATGAGCGTGAGTTCCATTTCGTTGTTGGAATTTCGCGAGAGAAGGAATGGCTGAAGTACCAGGAATAGGGTATGAGGGCGTCGAGCGAAGCATCGTACAGACGAGTGATGACTGCCGCATTAGCAGGTGTTCCGTCGGCGTTCTTGACCTTCAACCGCCATTCTTCTTTCTGACCGGGAGTAAGTTCGCTTCTGAATGTGGACCAACTCAAGTCTATTTTTTTGTTTGGCAATGGCTTCTTTAATGTTACATCGGCAGTGTAGAGACCATCGTCTTTTACGAAGGCGAAGTCAAAGCGTGCTGCATCACCATACTCGGGCTTGTAGGCAAGATGGAACTGATATAGTGTGTCGGTGAATTGTATGCGGCGGCTTTCAACAAGTCCTTCGTTGGTCACTACGTCGTAGAACATCGTGATGTTGCTCTTTGGCGAGCCTACTACAACTGTCGCGGAGTCGCCCCTTTCGTTGAGTTTGACATATTTCCAGAAAACATCGTTGCTCGCAGGGTGCTTGTCTTCAAGCGAGAAGAAGAAACTCCTTATTGTACGCTTGTACTTCTCTCCTTCGTGTTCGATGGCGAGGTCAACGGAGTAACTGCCTGAAGGCGGACAATCTGTGGGTTTCAGACGCAATGGTTCTTCTGTGGAGAATGTGCCTCTGCAGAATTCTATAGTGTCCTTGCGGATGACGTAGGTGCCTTTGGCAGGAATGTTTTCACAGTTGGCATTGAGCAGATGTATGTTGATGGCGGGCAACTGTTCCTTGCAGATGGTGTTAGGCCAGTTATCATCGAGGAAGGCCTTGTGATAGGAAACGTACAGGCGGTTTGTACAGGAATGGCTCTCGCCGGCAAGCGAGGTAACGGTTGCTTCAGTGCGAAGAAGGGTGCGGCCGTAGGTGTTGCTGCCTTTCTTGACGATGACAGGAATAGAGAAATGACCGTCAGCGTCTGTAACGGTGTCGCAAATCATCTTCTCTTCTGCCAGCTCGTCTCCCCTGTAACGCCAGTAAAGCAGTTCCCTGCGCTCAGTGATGGCATGCACCTTGGCACCCTGAACGGGCAACCCGGTATAGGTCTTTACCGTACCGGTAAGCAGCACAGTGTCACCGGGAGCATACGTGCGCGTTACGGGTTCAAATTCTGTGGTGAAAGTGGGGCGCTTGTATTCTTGCACTTCGAGAGAAACGTCTCGCGAAGCCCCGGCTGTCGTGGCGCTGATGCGATAAGTACCGAGCAAACCGGACTTAGGCAGGTTGAATTCAGCGCCATAGTTGCCGAATTCATCGGTCATAGCCGTGG
Encoded here:
- a CDS encoding alpha-2-macroglobulin family protein, with translation MKRILFLFATLFLAVSSVMAQSYKKLWAAYQDAEDKDLPKTALEAVKKICEKAEQEKNAAQLIKGSFARYKMADDIAPDSGQVVKAEILKLYKQETRPVEHALWSHALAEQNSSWRWSRRNAAETSFFAKEALKDLDALANAKYTSYDLLFTKGKDSKYYNNDLLHIFIQRFCNKEYFSTSERNAIYGKAIAIYRQRGNREGTLLMMLDSISSADNHSGKLLESDEWLLLNRMADQYRSLPLNVRTYCAMIELNDHYYCNQPTDSVLVATAERGVSLYGKQEGANPLRNFIDKMNLPSLYVSPIESHTYPGMVRKQTIKSSVIKNGEIRLYKLDGQDVMSIANCKNWRDLDRRLIRTDAFTINKHIKYRETQQDFELASPAEPGIYAFSVYDGKDEMDLTLVYCTRLKLIVYLMEHNKRRYVVVDTKSGDPILGAKVLVAQKKDGQYTVIKELTGNDKGEYFYDEKDGDDYYFFAQTADDRYLEPLSFSDIRKYGQRLLGINKKIYTYIDRGIYRPGQKVYVGGTVFSQDGDETQAVANTKVSISLFDANRQRVADTTAMTDEFGNYGAEFNLPKSGLLGTYRISATTAGASRDVSLEVQEYKRPTFTTEFEPVTRTYAPGDTVLLTGTVKTYTGLPVQGAKVHAITERRELLYWRYRGDELAEEKMICDTVTDADGHFSIPVIVKKGSNTYGRTLLRTEATVTSLAGESHSCTNRLYVSYHKAFLDDNWPNTICKEQLPAINIHLLNANCENIPAKGTYVIRKDTIEFCRGTFSTEEPLRLKPTDCPPSGSYSVDLAIEHEGEKYKRTIRSFFFSLEDKHPASNDVFWKYVKLNERGDSATVVVGSPKSNITMFYDVVTNEGLVESRRIQFTDTLYQFHLAYKPEYGDAARFDFAFVKDDGLYTADVTLKKPLPNKKIDLSWSTFRSELTPGQKEEWRLKVKNADGTPANAAVITRLYDASLDALIPYSWYFSHSFSREIPTTKWNSRSFSTTYLRGNYSYDHRSDKNLIFTHWTGGKLYGVAYYEDALAAAPLRSAVREKQVGRMLVDEQENVNETKTEGSGDDDATNVSPRTNFNETAFFYPSLRTDDDGEVTINFTLPESLTQWNFLALAHTQDMNYGFLSDKVVARKLFMVQPNMPRFVREGDKAQIPVMLTNIDEKEIRGEVVCQILDAETQKPLQTLRKKFDLAAGKSDAAMFDIDVSKLGGSGVVICRITGKGGNFSDGEEHYLPILTSREQVISTLPFSMKNSGTETLKIDTLWSDSKDIANKVLTVEISSNPTWYVVNTLPVLADRECLTSDSWATRLYAVLLAKHIADSNPAIKKAFKPTENDKSWASVLNRNEDLKITLLNESPWVRESQRETERVNALASLFDDNENAAKVNNTLANLQKLQNADGSWSWCPLSPGSPYITSRICVILARLQKLTGDTKTKRMFNDGMNYLTTEMHKYVEEMKKYKYKGCSYLGLNYLYALALTEGKPMDRKNKKDIQYLLERVKENVSGQDMYTKSHSAVVLSYYNEKESADIALQSLMEHTVSTPEKGRYFDTRRAPMTYSSYRIPSQTSTMEAITFMGNGKYVDELKDMRLWLMQSKRTQMWETSSSTLDATYALLLNSGSQAVSDLKKETLPVHYTLLQGKKFIDGNTSAGAKGGETVGYYCDKYTTPDKTCANKIELKKHDDGLSWGGIYASYTLPLEQVVGKGQGFQISRTIEMEDNGKWRPVNTGEVLKKGQNVRMTFTIKAERDFDYVTIRTGRAACLEPVDQISDYKWTSAGGAYREVRDADTKFFFEKFAKGTHVLTETMRIDRGGVYQCAPARIQCMYSPEYQAITSGATINAE